The genomic interval AGGCTCCACATCAACAGGATCGTCCACGAGCGCGAGTCGGGCACGGTCGCGTACAAGATGCAGTCCCGGTACATCGTGAGGATGAGGTAGCCGGGGTTCCAGTCCATGAAGGCCAGTACCACAGGGTGGTCGATGAACCGCTCGTAGGAGAAGAAGACGCCCGAGCCGTAGAACCAGAACTGGGTGAGGAACGGCCAGATGTTGCGCATATCCGGCAACAGGGTCGTGATACGAGCCACGACAAAGGTGAGCCCCAGGCTGAAGAGGAACTGCAGGATGAAGATCGGGATGATGAGCAGCCATCTCCACGTCGGCCACGCATGTGGGGGCGTCACCGCGACAAGGATCAGCACGGCGATCAACGACGGCAGGGTGTCGATCGCGCTGCGCAGCGTGTAGGCCACCGGCAGCACCGCACGCGGGAATGTGAAGCCGCGGATCATGCGCCGACCATTGTGAATCACCTGCGCGCCGCCAGTCACGGCCCGCTGCAGCGCGGGGAAGAGCGTGACACCGATGATGAGATAACCGATGAAATTCTCGATACCGCGTGACGTCTGCAGCAGCACGCCGAAGATGACGAAGAAGACCAGGGCGTCCAACATCGGCTTGGCGATGAGCCACACGTTGCCGAGCATCGTGCCACGCTGCGAGCCCAGCGCACGAGCGCGTGCGTCCGCCCAGATGAAGTGCCGACGCTGCCACAGCCGCGCCAGGTAGACCGGCAGCGACGGGCGCGTGCCCACGGGGGAGAGGGCTGCCAGCTGGCGCTCCGTCACGGTCTGCGAGCTCCAGGCGCCGACTCGCTCCAGCCATGCAGGGAACGATCCCTCGCTCATCTCAGCTCCTCGTACAGGGCGGCGTTGATCTGACCGTTGCGACTCCACCGTGGAAGGTCATTGTGCCCGTGGGGGCGCGTGCTGTCCGTACGGCGTGCCGCTCCCGCGAGCACCGACGCCAGCGCGGCGGCGTCACCCGGCTCGAAGCACTCACCATCCGAGTACGCCGCGACCTCTCGCAAGGCCGGAAGATCCGACACCACCACAGGCCGCCCCAACGCCATCGCGGTCAGCGGCTTCATCGGCGTCACGGACCGGCACACCGGGGTGTCCCGGCGCGGTACGCAGAACACGTCGAGTGCCTGGTACCAGGCAACCGCCTCCTGCGGCGGCACCCGCCCGGGCAGCACGCACACGTCCTCGCCGAGACCCAGCGCGGCCGCTCGAGCCTCCAGAGCCGGCCGGCTCACCCCGTCACCCACGAGGAGACAACGGAGGTCGACGCCCTCGGCCCGGCAGCGCGCCACCGCTTCCAGCAGCACGTCAAAGCCCTCGTAGTCCACGAGCGAGGAGACGCTGCCCGCCCAGTACCCGTCAGCAGGCAGACCGAGGTGAGCGCGCGCAGCTGCCGGCTTCAGCGCCGACACCTCGACAACCTCGTCCTCCACAGCATTGGGGACCACTGTGATCCGCCGCGCGGGCACGCCCCGCTCCACCAGGTCCTCCTTCTGCACCTGCGACAGAACGACGACCGCGTCCGCCGCCAGCGCCATCTCCGTCTCCTTCGCGCGCAGCAGCCGGAAGCGCTGTGAGCTCAGCGCCTCCTTCTGCTTCTCCTGCGGGCGCGAGGCCACCCACGTCTGCTCTAGCACCCCGCGCATCTCGTACACCCACGGCAGCCCGAAGCCCTCGGCGACAGCCTGCGTGACCAGTGCGTTGTGGAAGTCCGTCGTCGTGTGCAGCACGTCGGGGCGCAGTTCCTCGACCTGGCGTGCCACCAGCTGCGTCATCTGCACGAGCCTGGCCGCCGGGGTGGGCGCCAGGCGCCCCGGCAGGAGCCGGTGGTACTCGATACCGTCGACGACGTCGACCCCGCGCGCGCTCACGAGACCCACGGTCACCGGGTAGCCCACGCGCGTGAGCGCACGTACCTCGACACCCGCCTGGAGCTGCGCGCGCAGCAGCGCGTGCGAACGGACCGCGTAGCCCGACTGCGTGCGCGGCAGGGAGTTCGTCAGCACGTGCAGCACCCGTGGGTGTGCCCCCGCCGTCGGCCCCGCCCACGTGGGAGAGGGCGAGGGGACCGGAAGACGGAACCCCGGGCTCATGAGTGCCAGCTCTCCGCGCAGACGCGCCCGCTGAGCACGCGCCTGGACGACGCCGTCGAGCAACGTGAGCGCCGCGGACGCGTGTCCACGCGACCACAGCTCCCGGGCCCGCACCTGCACGGGCAGGTCATCCGCGTAGGCGAGCGCCACGTCACCCAGCTGCACCGCGAGCTCAGCGGCCAGCCGCCTGCCCACGTCCGAGGCCGGGGCGGAACCTGCCAGCGAGAGGCGCGACTGCTCGCGCCGGTCCACCAGGAACTCGGACAGAGCCCGGCGAACCGAGGTCGGCGCCGCACCCGCCCCCACGAGACGGGCCACACCCCCGCGTGCCCCACGGGGCAGACGACGCGCCGACTGCACCGCCAGCAACAGCGGGTCCTCTAACAGGTGTCGCAGCGCCGTGTCCACCAACAGGGACACATTGCGCACCAGTTGCAGGTCAGGCACCCGCCACCTCCTTAAGCAGGCACTCATACCGACCTACCAGGGTCTCCTCGCGCACATGCGCGTCAAGCCAGTCGTGCGCCCCGGCCGTCGTCAGCCGCCCCCGGTCGGCAGCCAGCTCGCCCCACAGGGCCGCCAGAGCCGCCGGGTCCTGCGGTGCAACGACGTCGCCGCCCAGGCTGTGACGAATGATCGACGCCGCCTCCCCGGCGACCGCGCCACTGACATGACGGCCGGTCCCAAGAACCTCATACAGCTTCGAAGGGACCGTCAGCCCCATCGCCGACCAGTCCTCAAGGGACACGAGGACCGAGTCCGCCCACGCGTAGTGCTCAGCCACCTCATGGGCCGCCACCGGCGGCCACAGCTCAACCGGCGCTCCCAGACGCAGCGCCTCGGCGCGCACCTGCTCCACCTGCGCGCCGTCGCCCACAATCCTCAAGGTCACCCGGGTGCCCGCCCTGGCCGCCAGGGCCGCTGCCCGTACCGCACTGACCAGACCCTGGGCCCGGCCCACCGTGCCCAGGTACAGCACATGCAGGGCGCCGTCGTGGCGGGCCAGAGGCACCTGGGGCAGGTGCCAGTCCTGCGAGAGCGCCGCGTTACGCACCGTCACCACGCGCCGTGCCCCGCGTCGGCGAAGCACCTGCGCGAAGGACTCCGTCGTCGTCACCACCGCGTCGGCGCTGCGCTCCAGCGTAGTCACGGCCGGTGGCAGCAGCGTCGTCAGGGCGGAGACGGCCATGCGGCGAACCCTCGGAGCAGTGGCGCCGTCGGCCCATGAGGAGGCGGAGGTGAGGATGTCCGGCCACGCGTCGCGCAGCTCCGCCACCACCGGCCGGCGCAGCGCCCGGCCCACAGCCAGGGCGGCCGGCAACGTGGGCAGCCCCGGGACAGAGCCGACGACGACGTCCGGGCGGTGCGGCCCGTAAAACCTCTCGAGCCCCGCGCGCAACGCGCTCGCCGCCGCCACCGCCTGGTCGACGCCGCGCCCTCCCAGGCCGGAGTCATACGGGTGGAAAGCGGTGCGGTGCACCATAGCGCCGGAGGCGTCGCGGTGGATCGCACCCGCGGCCAGGCGGGGGTCGTCATCCAGCACACGGCCCGCCGGGTAGTGCGGCGCAGGAGTCAGCACAGCCAGATCGTGACCACGCTCCACCAGCCCCTGGGCAAGCCACTGCCACCGCTTCTGCGGTGCCCCCACCTCCGGAGCCCAGTAGTGCGACAGCAGCAGGATCCTCACCGCGACACCCCCGCAGGGGTGGGGCGGAACGGGTCCTCGCCGCCCAGCCACAGCGGCAGGCGCAGGTACGCCAGCAGCAGCGACGCCATGGCCACCCACCCCAGAGCCTGCACGTTCATCGTGAGGGCACCCCATGCGAGCAGCGAGCAGGCTGCCGCCACCGCGGACACGAGGCCGGCCACTGCCCAGTGAGGCCACCCCAGCGCGACCAGACGCTGGTAGACGTGCAGCCTGTGAGGCTCGTACCACCGCTGCCCCGCACGCACACGCATGAACAGAGTGAAGCCGGTGTCCGCCACCAGCACCAGCAAGGGCGCGACCGAGACCGATGCGGGGACTGCGGAGGCCAGGCTCATCGTCGCGGCAAAGGACCAGGCCGCACCGAGCGCGTAGGAGCCACAGTCACCGAGGAAGAGTCGTGCGCGGGGGACGTTGAAGGGCAGGAAACCTGCGGCGGCACCCGCCACCGTCACCAGGACCAGCCCCAGCCCGGGGACCGGGTGCGCCACGGAGACCAGGACGAACCAGGATCCCGTCACGACGGCGTGTCCTGCGGCGAGGCCGTTCGCACCGTCCATGAAGTTCGTGACGTTGACCAGGCCGGCCGCGCACCCCGCCACAATGAGGGACCACCACAGGTGTGCGCCCGTCACCCACGTGACCCCCAGCCCCATGAGAAGGCCCAATCCGATCTGAAGGCACAGGCGAGCCGATGGCGGCAGGGAGAACAGGTCCTCTGCCAGGCCGACGAGGGTCATGGCCAGGATGAAGAGCACACAGAGCGTGACGGTCTCGATGCGCGCCATGAGAAGGACCGGGCCCTGTGAGCCTGCCGTGAGCACCAACGTCACCGCCGTCGCCGCCACGGCGCCCAACACCAGTGCCACGCCGGCGCCCCTGGGCGTCGGACGATGGTGCAGGGAACGATGCCCGGGGACGTCCACCACCCCCGCGCGGCGCAGGACAGGCGTCAGTAGCGCGGTCAGTGCCGCACTGGCCGCGGCAGCGATGACGAAGCCCACCACGAGCACGGTCCACCACACGGTCATGCCGTCGCCGCCGTCTCCATCCACCGGCGCACCAGGGCGCCGTGCTGTCCCCACTGCGTGCGCTCACGCAGCTGCGCGATCGTCTCCAACGCGTCCATGGGGACCGCGGGGACCAGGGCGTGGGAGATGAGGGGGTGGCTGGGCCGCACGTCCTCCTCACCCACTCCGAAGAGGCTCTCGGTGATCTTCTCGCCCGGACGGACACGGGTGTACACGACCTCGACGTCCGGATACCCCGACAGGGCGGCGAAGCGGCGGGCGATCTCCTCGATGTTGTGAGGCTCGCCCATGTCCAGGATGAGGACCTCTCCGGAGCGTCCCAAGACCCCCGCCTGAAGCACCAGCTGGCAGGCCTCGTCCACGCTCATGAAGAAGCGTTCCATCGCCGGGTCTGTGACGGTCAGAGGCAGTCCCCGCTCCAGCTGTGAGGCGAAGGTGAACAGGGCCGAACCGCGCGACCCCAGGACGTTGCCGAAGCGCACCGAGATGAACCGGCTCTCAGGCCCCAGTGACCGGCCAACCGTCGCCGTCAGGCGCTCAGCCATCCTCTTGGAGTATCCGAGCACGCACCCCGGGTCGGCTGCCTTGTCCGTCGAGATGTTGATGAACCGGCTCACCCCGTGGCGGGCCGCCGCCACCAGCAGGTCCCGCGTCGCCGCCACGTTGGTGAGGAAGGCCTCCTCCGGAAAGCGCTCCGTGAGGGTCAGGTGCTTGAGCGCCGCGGCATGGAAGACGATCGTCGGCCGGTTCTCCTCGAACAGCGCGTCGATAAAGCCTGGTGTGCGCAAGTCCCCGAGGATGAGGTCCGGGGAGTCGAGCATCGCCTCGCCGTCGAGAGACAACTGGACCGCGTGGAGGGCGGACTCATCGCGGTCCACCATGATGAGGCGCGCCGGCTCGTACTGGGCGATCGCACGGCACAGCTGCGAGCCGATCGAGCCGCCCGCACCTGTGACGAGCACGTGCTCGCCGGTGAGGTAGGCACCGATGGCGTCGATATCCGTGTCGATCGCACGACGCCCGAGCAGGTCCCCGATCTCCAGGGGGCGGAAGACGCTCGACGACTCGATCCGCGCGGCCTCCGGCCGGTGCGAGGGGCTGCGCCCCACGAGCTCCTCAGTCGACGGCATGACCCGGATCTCCAGGCCCGCGTCGTGGGCCCGCGCCACGACCGCGTCCACCTGCTCCGGCCGTGCGGACGGTACCGCCAGCAGGACGAGGTCCGCCCGCGTCTCCTTGGCCACCTGGGCCAGCGCTGACCACGGGCCCAGCACGCGCACGCCGCTGACCCGCAGGCGACGCTTGGCGGGATCGTCGTCCAGGATCGCGACCGGGGTGAAGGAGGCCTCCTTGTCCTGCTGCATCAGGCTGATCGCCTGCGTGCCGCCGTATCCCGCCCCCAGGATGATCGTGCGCCGTGAGCGACGCCCGGTGGGGCGGCGTGTCCACGCCACGACCGCCTGGAAGGCCCATCGAGAGGCCAGGTGCAGTGTGAGCGCCACCGCGCCGCAGACCATGGCCGTGCCCACGGAGATCATCCACGGCTGGAAGCCCGCCGCGACCGTCACCAGAGTCGCCGCGATGACAATGTCCGTCACCAGGATCTGGGGGAACTCGTCCATGGTGGCGAAACGGGCCCGTCCCCTGAGGAACAGCAGCCACCCGAGCACTTGCAGCGCGATAACGATGCCAATCGCGACCACCGTTCCCAGGCCACGAGGCGCGCCGTCGCCGTCGTGACTGAGCCACACGACCAGGATGATCGCCAGCGCCCACATCGCGCAGTCGAGTGTCGGGATCGTCCCGTGGGGCAGGTGCAGGCGAGAGCCCCCGATGTCGGTCGTCGGCCAGGACGAGCGGTGCGTGCTCATACCCCGTACACCTCCAACCGGGCCAGTGCGACGGCCTTGCGCTGCCAGCGACGGCGCCGCCACCACTGGTCGCCGATGGCCAGGAGGGAGCCCGCCAGGACTGCGCTCCACGGCAGCAGACGGATGTGCCCCACCGTGTCCAGCAGGACCAGGCTGAGCGCGTACCCCAGGCCGGCCGCACTCGCATGGCGCATGACTCGGGTGCTCGACCAGGGCCAGTAGCGCCGTGTCACGAGCCTGGCCGTCAGCTGCACGAGCAGCGCGTACGCGACCGCGGCAGCGATGAGCCTGGGGTAGATCACGTGGTCCGTTGAGAGGAGCGTGCGTGCCAGCGTCGCCGCGAACAGCCACCACGCCCACGACAACGCGTCCAGACGAAATGCGTGGGCGGGCCGCGGAAGGTGGCGGAGAACGGGCGACGACGTCACCGACGGTACTAACGGGCTCAGAGCGACACCGACCTCAGTCGGTCCGGTGCGCCCTGCGGCCGGGGACGGAAGTCCATGAGCCGCTCACCCACGCCCATGAGCTCGGCGATGGCCGCGACCGCGCGAGCTGTGGCACGCCCGTCCCCGTACGGGTTGGCCGCGTGCGCCATCGCCTCGTACAGGGCGGGGGAGTCCAGGAGCGCCGAGACCTCAGAGACGACTCGGTCCTCCTGCGTGCCGATGAGGCGGACCGTTCCCGCCTCGACCGCCTCGGGACGCTCGGTGTTCTCACGCATGACGAGGACCGGCTTGCCCAGGCTCGGGGCCTCCTCCTGCACGCCTCCCGAGTCCGTCAGCACGATGCGCGCGGCCGCCATCACCGTCGTGAACTCACCGTAGGACAGCGGCTCGGTGACCAGGACGTTGCTCAGGTGCGCGACGTGCGGCAGCACGGCCTCACGCACCCGCGGGTTGCGGTGCGCAGGCAGCACGATGACGTGGTCCGGGTAACGCTCAGCCAGCCGACCCAGCGCCCGACCCACGTCCTGCATCGCCTCACCCCAGTTCTCACGGCGGTGGGCGGTGACCAGAATGATCGGGGCGCCCTCGGCCACCAGGGCCTGCAGGCGGGGATCGGAGGGCGCGATGTCGTGCTCGCGAGTGCTCAGCAGCGCATCGATCACCGTGTTACCCGTCACCACCACGGCATCGGGGTCCACCCCCTCGCGCACGAGGTTCCAGCGCGAGCGCGGTGTCGGTGCCAGGTGCAGGGCCGCGAGTGGAGCTGTGAGCTTCCGGTTCGCCTCCTCAGGGAACGGTGAGGACATGTCCCCCGAGCGCAGCCCGGCCTCCAGGTGCACCACGGGAACCTGCCGGTAGAACGCTGCCAGGGCGGCGGCCGCCACCGTCGTCGTGTCTCCCTGCACGAGGACCGCGTCCGGGCGGACCTCCTGAAGCACTGGGTCCAGGCGCGCGAAGATCTTTGCGCTCAGGGAGTTGAGGTTCTGCCCGGCCTCGAAGACATCGATGTCGTAGTCGGGTGTGAGACCGAAGATCGTGTTGACCTGCTCCAGCATCTCGCGGTGCTGACCCGTGGACACCAGCGTCGCCTTCAGGCCGGAGTGCTCGCGCAGTCCCTGGATCACCGGCGCCAGCTTGATCGCTTCCGGCCGTGTGCCGTAGACGACCATGACATTTTTAACCAAGGGTTCTCCTGACGGGAACCGGCAGCCGGGAACGTGGGGTGGGAACCGGGCGCCAGGATCGGGATCGGGGGTGGGAACCGGGAACCGGGAACGTGCGGTGGGAACCAGGAACCGGGAACGTGGGGCAGCGCGACGCTGTCTTGCGACGGCATTATAGACGCACGAGTGAGATCGCGCGACTCATGAGTTACGTGCGCTGTGTGGAGCGCCATTGATCAGTTCGGACCACGTTCGGTCGTTTGGACCACGTTCGGTCGTTTGGACCACCCCAGACGCGTCCGTAGGTGGTCCGAACGACGGCAGGTGGTCCAAGATGGCAGCAAGTGGTCCACACTAACTGTGCTTCCTCGGGGCAAGACCCCTGCTTACCGCCAGCACGCCCCCGCGTGAGCACGACAGCACCTTCCAACCAGACACCGACACCCCCCACACCCAGACCACCAACCACCCCCAACCAGCAACCACCGGCGCCAGACAAACCAGCCCCCACCAAACCCGGAGCTTGACACAACTAGAGACCGGAGGACTCAGACCCCACCTACACCCTCAATTGGGATGAGCCAGTTACGTGGTCTGAATGCGACGCTCCCGCGCGAAACCATCGATCTGGGTGGCGAACCAGTCGTAGGCGTCATCCTGGTAGTGGAAGGGAGCCGCACCCCACTTGTGGTGCGTGCCCGCCACCGTCAGCGTTTCGGGCAGACGCATGACGTGCACGCCGGTGTGCGCCGCAGCGGCCTCGTAGTAGCGCTGCGAGAACCAGTTGGCCTCCAGCGTCCCCATGCCCCACGACGTCGGGGTCTGCTCGCCGCCCTCGTCCGCCAGCGCCCAGGCCACCTGCAGCAGGACAGTACGGTCAAGTAGCCCGAGCTCCGTGAGCTCCTCGCGCCACGCGGGCAGGGCAGCCGCCCATTTCTCGAAGTGCTCGTCCGAGCCGAACGCGACAAGCCGTGCATCGTCCAGGTCGTCGTACAGGCCTGCGGTCAGCCCCTCCGTCGTGCGGGTGAGCACGGTGCCGTCCTCCAGCTCGAGCACGCCCAGGCGCTCGTCGACGATGTCCCACAGGAGCACGTCCGTACTGTTCGCCGCGGCCGCCAGGCGGGACCGGCGCTCCCCGGCCAGGTCCTCCGTGTGTACGCGCTTGACGAAGGGCGAGGTCAGGCTGCTCAGGTCCAGGACATCCGCAGGGGCCGTGGAGCTCGCGGACAGCAGCGACTGCCGGGCGACGTGGGCCCCGATCGTCCACCCTCGGGCTCGGAGAACCTCGACGGTGTCCCGGCTGACACAGGAGCCGAACACCGACACGACGCGGGCGCCATCGTCCATGGGACTCCTCCAAGAATTAGGGACAGGGACCGGGTGCAGGGGGGTAATCGGGCAGGTGCGCTGCCGTCGCTACCGGGTGCCCTATGCGAGCCCGCACGGTTGGGCGCCCTCTCAGCAATATCTGAATTATCTGACACTGTGCCACACTCACCGCCATCCGGAGACCCGGGCCTTCGAACTGACGGGCTTCAAGGTGCGCGTGCTTGACTCCGAGCACGGCACCCGTTCGATCGTGCGCGTGCTCATCGACATCACCGACGGCGAGCGCTCACACGTGGCGGTCGTGCCCGGGACCGAAGTAGACGTCGTCGAGCGTCGCGGTTAACAGCGTGCGCTCACGAAGAATCTCGATGATCTGCCCGTACAGGTGCGTGATGGTGGGGAAGTTCGCGTGGCCGATGACGATGTGCTGGGCCAGCAGCCATTTCTGGGCCTCGCCGAGGAGCACGTCCTCGGTCAGCAGCCCCGAGTCGCCGAAGGACCCGTACCACATCGTCGGGACGGTGTAGCCGAGCTTGGCGCACACGGAGTCCGTCCAGTCGTCGCGGTATCCGTACGGCGGGCGGATGAAGGGGGCGCCCGTCACCCCGTACTGGTTGTTGAGCAGGGCCTCGCACTGGCTCAGCTCCTCGATGATCCCCGCCTCGGACAGGCTCGTGAGCCCGGGGTGCGTCCACGTGTGGTTGCCGAGCTGGACCTGCCCGGACTCAACGAGCGGGAGCATCTTGTCGCGGCAGTCCGTCCAGGACGGGTAGGAGCCCGTGACGAAGAAGGTCAGGCGCACGCCCGAGGCGATGGCGAAGTCGAGGTAGGCGTCGACGACCTCGGTCGAGACGCCGTCGTCGATGGTCAAGGCCACCGTGTTGCCCACCGCCTCCGGCAGACCGGTGAGGACGCTGCCGTCGAGCGGCTGCGGGCCCGGCAGCGGGGGAGGACCGTCCTGGAGGAACAGCGGGTCTCGCGTGGGGGTGGGCGACGGGGTTGGGCTGGCGGTGGGGCTGGGCGTCGGAGTGGGAGACGCCGTCGGAACGGACGCCTCGGTGGTGGCCGGGGCCGCCCCGCTCTGGCCGGGGGAGGTGCAGGCACCGGTGGCGGCCGCGGTGCCTGCGGCCAGCATGAGCATGAAGTCTCGACGTCGCACGGATGCTCCTGAGGTGCGGTTGTGGCTTGTCTGAGCAGAGCATCCCAGCCGGAGGCTGTGAGCGCATCCTCCTGGGGGAGGAGAGGGCCGCCGCGCGTCCAGGCTCACGTCGTTGGCCCGCGGAGGGCCTCGTGCCGAGGGCTAGACTGCCGGCCGTGAGCCGACAGATGACGACAACCGACCCCCTGGTGTGGATCGACTGCGAGATGACCGGACTCGACCTGGGCGCCGACGCGCTCATCGAGGTCGCCGTGGTGGTGACCGACTACGAGCTCAAGCCTCTCGGGGAGGGGATCGACGTCGTCATCAAGCCGTCGGCGGCGGCCCTGGAGCAGATGAACGACTTCGTGCGCGACATGCACACCGCCTCCGGCCTGCTGGACGAGCTGGAGCAGGGGCTGACGATGGCCGAGGCGCAGAAGGTCGTCCTCGACCACGTGCGCTCGCTCGTGCCCACGGCCGGTACCGCTCAGCTGGCCGGCAACTCCATCGGCACGGACAAGGCCTTCCTCGCCCGGGACATGCCCGGGCTCATCGACTACCTGCACTACCGCGTCGTCGACGTCTCCTCCCTCAAGGAGCTGGCCAAGCGCTGGTACCCGCGCACCTACTTCCAGGCCCCGGAGAAGAACGGCGGGCACCGCGCGCTCGCGGACATCCTCGAGTCCATCGACGAGCTGCGCTACTACCGCAGCGTGCTCTTCCCTGCCGGGGAGGGCCCGAGCACCGAGGAGTGCCGCGAGGTGGCCGCCGAGATTCTCGCCAACCCGACGACGGTGCTCGCCTGAGGGGGCCCGGGCGGGCCGTGGCGGGTGCCCGGTGCCGGCGGCGGGTGTGACGTGATGCAGTGCACGGGGCGCGGATTGGTGCCCTCGGTGCCGACCCGATAAAGTTCCCCTCGTTGCGAGCAGGCTCGCGACAATGGTGGCTGTAGCTCAGTTGGCAGAGCGCTTGGTTGTGGTCCAGGAGGTCGCGGGTTCAAGCCCCGTCAGCCACCCCATGAGAGAACCGCGCCGTTGCGAGGAACGGTGCGGTTCTGCCGTCAAGCGTCGTCAGCGGCGCCTGTGGCGCGCCAGACCCATGTACGTGATCGCCGCGAAGACGAGCCCCAGGACTACCAGGACGCAGGCGTCCGCCCCCCACTGTGCGAGGCTGTGCTCCCACAGGTCGTCGGCGCGGTAGGGGACGATCGTGTTCATGTCCACGGTCGAGGAGGTGACGGCGTAGCCCCAACGGGCCGGCATCACCCAGGCGAGCTGCTCGAAGACCGCCCGGCCCGCCACGGGGATGACACCGCCGGCGAGCACGAGCTGCGCCATGATCGTCACGACGAGCACCGGCATCACCTGCTCGGAGCTGGTGACGAAGGCGGACACCGCCAGGCCCAGCAGGCCGCAGGCGAAGGCCGTGAGCCAGCAGCCCACCGCCAGCTCCAGGCCAGGGCTGCCCAGCAGGACCGCGTCGGAGGGAGCGTCGTTGAGCAGGAGCGCAACTCCCACCATGAGCAGGGTCTGGACGGTGACGATGAGTGCCAGCACCACTATCTTGGCCAGCAGGTAGGATCCCGGGCGCAGGCCCACCGCCTTCTCCCGTAGGAAGACCTCCCGTTCGCCGATGAGCTCGCGGATGGTGGCCGCCATCCCGGCGAAGGCAGCCCCGGTGATGAGGATGACGAGCAGCTGGAGCGCCTGCGTGGAGTACACGGGAACCGGGTTCTCCGGCGTGATCGTGTAGTCGGGCACCGCGAAGCCCCACTTGCCCTCCATCACCTTCGTCAGCACGCCCATGACCAGCGGCAGGATGAGCATGAAGGCCAGGTAGGAGGGGTCGGCCAGCACGAGCCGCAGGTGGCGGCGCACGAGCGTGGAGACCTGCCGAAGCCAGGACTGCTGCGGGCGACGGTTCTGGTCCAGGTCCGCCGTCGAGGAGCGCACCTTCGCGCCACCGGTGGGGCGGGTCGAGGGCACGCGCGCCTCCAGGGCGGCGCGCAGCTCGGGCGTGTGGTTGCGCACGAGGGCGTAGACGTCCGCGTAACCGGTGATCTCCGTGGGGTCCGCGAACCCGCCGGCGGGCGCATGCGTCACGAGCCTGCCGCTACTGAAGACCTCCTTGAGGCGCTCGGTGAAGTACGGCAGCACGTCGCGCGGCGGCCCGTAGTAGACGGGGCGACCGCCGGTGGCCAGGATGAGGACCTTGTCCGCGCGGTCAATGTGGTTCTCGTTGTGCGTCACCACCATGACGGTGCGCCCGGAGTCCGAGCCCCGGGTGCCGTGGGCGAGCCGGGCGAGCAGGTCCATGACGTCACGGTCGAGCTGGGGGTCGAGGCCGGAGGTCGGCTCGTCGAGGAACAG from Actinomyces respiraculi carries:
- a CDS encoding ABC transporter permease: MSEGSFPAWLERVGAWSSQTVTERQLAALSPVGTRPSLPVYLARLWQRRHFIWADARARALGSQRGTMLGNVWLIAKPMLDALVFFVIFGVLLQTSRGIENFIGYLIIGVTLFPALQRAVTGGAQVIHNGRRMIRGFTFPRAVLPVAYTLRSAIDTLPSLIAVLILVAVTPPHAWPTWRWLLIIPIFILQFLFSLGLTFVVARITTLLPDMRNIWPFLTQFWFYGSGVFFSYERFIDHPVVLAFMDWNPGYLILTMYRDCILYATVPDSRSWTILLMWSLGMLVTGFVFFWVKEESYGAER
- a CDS encoding glycosyltransferase, whose product is MPDLQLVRNVSLLVDTALRHLLEDPLLLAVQSARRLPRGARGGVARLVGAGAAPTSVRRALSEFLVDRREQSRLSLAGSAPASDVGRRLAAELAVQLGDVALAYADDLPVQVRARELWSRGHASAALTLLDGVVQARAQRARLRGELALMSPGFRLPVPSPSPTWAGPTAGAHPRVLHVLTNSLPRTQSGYAVRSHALLRAQLQAGVEVRALTRVGYPVTVGLVSARGVDVVDGIEYHRLLPGRLAPTPAARLVQMTQLVARQVEELRPDVLHTTTDFHNALVTQAVAEGFGLPWVYEMRGVLEQTWVASRPQEKQKEALSSQRFRLLRAKETEMALAADAVVVLSQVQKEDLVERGVPARRITVVPNAVEDEVVEVSALKPAAARAHLGLPADGYWAGSVSSLVDYEGFDVLLEAVARCRAEGVDLRCLLVGDGVSRPALEARAAALGLGEDVCVLPGRVPPQEAVAWYQALDVFCVPRRDTPVCRSVTPMKPLTAMALGRPVVVSDLPALREVAAYSDGECFEPGDAAALASVLAGAARRTDSTRPHGHNDLPRWSRNGQINAALYEELR
- a CDS encoding glycosyltransferase family 4 protein, encoding MRILLLSHYWAPEVGAPQKRWQWLAQGLVERGHDLAVLTPAPHYPAGRVLDDDPRLAAGAIHRDASGAMVHRTAFHPYDSGLGGRGVDQAVAAASALRAGLERFYGPHRPDVVVGSVPGLPTLPAALAVGRALRRPVVAELRDAWPDILTSASSWADGATAPRVRRMAVSALTTLLPPAVTTLERSADAVVTTTESFAQVLRRRGARRVVTVRNAALSQDWHLPQVPLARHDGALHVLYLGTVGRAQGLVSAVRAAALAARAGTRVTLRIVGDGAQVEQVRAEALRLGAPVELWPPVAAHEVAEHYAWADSVLVSLEDWSAMGLTVPSKLYEVLGTGRHVSGAVAGEAASIIRHSLGGDVVAPQDPAALAALWGELAADRGRLTTAGAHDWLDAHVREETLVGRYECLLKEVAGA
- a CDS encoding glycosyl transferase family 4 translates to MDGDGGDGMTVWWTVLVVGFVIAAAASAALTALLTPVLRRAGVVDVPGHRSLHHRPTPRGAGVALVLGAVAATAVTLVLTAGSQGPVLLMARIETVTLCVLFILAMTLVGLAEDLFSLPPSARLCLQIGLGLLMGLGVTWVTGAHLWWSLIVAGCAAGLVNVTNFMDGANGLAAGHAVVTGSWFVLVSVAHPVPGLGLVLVTVAGAAAGFLPFNVPRARLFLGDCGSYALGAAWSFAATMSLASAVPASVSVAPLLVLVADTGFTLFMRVRAGQRWYEPHRLHVYQRLVALGWPHWAVAGLVSAVAAACSLLAWGALTMNVQALGWVAMASLLLAYLRLPLWLGGEDPFRPTPAGVSR
- a CDS encoding polysaccharide biosynthesis protein, translating into MSTHRSSWPTTDIGGSRLHLPHGTIPTLDCAMWALAIILVVWLSHDGDGAPRGLGTVVAIGIVIALQVLGWLLFLRGRARFATMDEFPQILVTDIVIAATLVTVAAGFQPWMISVGTAMVCGAVALTLHLASRWAFQAVVAWTRRPTGRRSRRTIILGAGYGGTQAISLMQQDKEASFTPVAILDDDPAKRRLRVSGVRVLGPWSALAQVAKETRADLVLLAVPSARPEQVDAVVARAHDAGLEIRVMPSTEELVGRSPSHRPEAARIESSSVFRPLEIGDLLGRRAIDTDIDAIGAYLTGEHVLVTGAGGSIGSQLCRAIAQYEPARLIMVDRDESALHAVQLSLDGEAMLDSPDLILGDLRTPGFIDALFEENRPTIVFHAAALKHLTLTERFPEEAFLTNVAATRDLLVAAARHGVSRFINISTDKAADPGCVLGYSKRMAERLTATVGRSLGPESRFISVRFGNVLGSRGSALFTFASQLERGLPLTVTDPAMERFFMSVDEACQLVLQAGVLGRSGEVLILDMGEPHNIEEIARRFAALSGYPDVEVVYTRVRPGEKITESLFGVGEEDVRPSHPLISHALVPAVPMDALETIAQLRERTQWGQHGALVRRWMETAATA
- the wecB gene encoding non-hydrolyzing UDP-N-acetylglucosamine 2-epimerase: MVVYGTRPEAIKLAPVIQGLREHSGLKATLVSTGQHREMLEQVNTIFGLTPDYDIDVFEAGQNLNSLSAKIFARLDPVLQEVRPDAVLVQGDTTTVAAAALAAFYRQVPVVHLEAGLRSGDMSSPFPEEANRKLTAPLAALHLAPTPRSRWNLVREGVDPDAVVVTGNTVIDALLSTREHDIAPSDPRLQALVAEGAPIILVTAHRRENWGEAMQDVGRALGRLAERYPDHVIVLPAHRNPRVREAVLPHVAHLSNVLVTEPLSYGEFTTVMAAARIVLTDSGGVQEEAPSLGKPVLVMRENTERPEAVEAGTVRLIGTQEDRVVSEVSALLDSPALYEAMAHAANPYGDGRATARAVAAIAELMGVGERLMDFRPRPQGAPDRLRSVSL